The genome window CAACGAGGACGATCCGGAGGGCGAGGCCCGCTATTCGGAAATGCCCCGCTTTGGTGCTGACGAGTTGCTGGAGCCTGCGCAGATCGACGAGGTGGTGAACTTCGTGATGTCGCTCTCGGGAGCCCCGCGCGATGCCGCGAAGGTCGAGGCGGGCGGGCTGGTGTTTGCAGACAATTGCGCCGCCTGCCATGGCGAGGCGGCGGAGGGCGACCGCGAGCAGGGCGCGCCCAACCTCGCCGATGCGATCTGGCTTTACGGCGGCGATTACGAGACGCTGATGGAGTCGGTCAGCGAGGCCCGGTATGGCGTGATGCCCAATTGGAACACCCGCCTGAGCGAAGCCGAAATTCGCGCGGTCACGGCCTATGTGCATGGGCGCGGCGGCGGCGAGTAGGGCCGGGCGCGAAAGAGAGCAGGAGGGTCGCTGGCGCGAGGCTGGCGGCCCTCCTGCGCCGTTTCAGGTGCGGCGCATCTTTCAGGCGTCGGGGAACGCGATGAGCCGCGGCAGCTTTTGCCGCCAGGGAGCGCCGGGCGACGAAAGGGCGGGTCTGCCCTCTGTCGTCCGGGTGGCCGTGAGAAAGGCCTTTGAAAGTATGGTAAACACGTCGGGCCTCCTCTCAAGGCTGCTGGTCCCTCTGTTATTGACCTTTTGGGCCATCGAGGCGAGGCTAATAGTAAGACACATGTAAGCCAGGCTAACCAATGATACTACGCGACCTGCCTCCGCCCGCCATGCTGCGGTCCTATGCAGCCTTGGCCGAGGCTGGCTCTGTTACGGCGGCGGGGGAGGCGCTGGGCGTGACCCATGCGGCGATCAGCCAGCAGGTGCGGGCGCTCGAGGCGCATCTCGGCGTGGCGCTGGTAGAGCGGCGAGGGCGCAGCGTGGGGCTGACCGAGGCGGGCGAGGAGCTGGCGGTGGCCGTCACCGGGGGCTTTGCGCTCATCAGCGACGCGGTGGCGCGGATCAGCGGGCGGGGCGAGGGGCGGCCGGTGCAGGTCACGACCACGCCGATGTTTGCCGCCTATTGGCTGATGCCCCGGCTGGCCGGTTTTCGGGAGCGTTTTCCCGAGGTGGAACTGATGCTCAACCCATCGCCGCATCGGTTGCCGCTTGCGCCGGGCGGGGTCGACATCGCCATCCGTCATGGCAAGGGCGACTGGGCCGGGGTCGACAGCGAGCTGCTGGTGCCCTCGGAATATGTGATCGTTGCCGCACCGGAACTGGTGCAGGGCCGTCGGATCGCGCAGCCGCAAGACCTTCTGGGGCTGCCGTGGCTTCAGGAGCTTGGCACCAACGAGGTTGATGAATGGCTGGCGAGCCAGGGGGTGACGGAGGCGCGGACCCGGGTGCAGACCCATCTGCCCGGCAATTTCGTGCTGGAGGCTGCGCGCAGGGGCGAGGGGCTTGCCGCCACCACCCGCGCGCTGATCGAGGAAGACCTCGCCACCGGCGCGCTGACGGTGCTGTTCAACCGCGGGCAGGTGGAGGAAGGCTACTTCATCGTCACCCGTCCGGGGCCGCTGCGGGCCTCGGCTGCAAAGTTCGCCCGCTGGCTCAGGGCGCAGAAACCCGCCGCCGATTGACCCAGATCAAGGCCGGCCCGCCGGACGCCTGCTAAACCGGGGCCATGGCGCGCCGTGGCCCACCCTTTCGCCACGGCACCGCAAGTCCGGTCCGTCCGGACAGGCCCCGGTCCTCCTTCCTGTTCGCGCGTTTCCTTGGAGGGGCCGGGGCCACTTGCTGTCTGCGTCCGAAAGGCCCGCAGACATGCCCCAACGCGCAGGGCGGCGGCGGGTTTGATGCAGGTCAAGGCCTGCCGGGCGGAGTCGTGGCACCAGAGAAGGGGAGAGCGAACGCGCGAAAGGGTCTGAGTCGTGAGCAGTGTGGAGCCGGAAGAGCCGAAGAGCCTCTATGCCGCGCGGGAGCCGATCTTTCCGCGCCGGGTGAAGGGCAATTTCCGCAATCTGAAGTGGGTCATCATGATCGTGACCCTCGGCATCTACTATGTCACCCCGTGGTTGCGCTGGGACCGTGGCCCCAACCTGCCCGATCAGGCGGTGCTGGTGGACCTCGCGAACCGGCGCTTCTTTTTCTTCTGGATCGAGATCTGGCCGCATGAATTCTACTTCATCGCCGGTCTGCTCATCATGGCGGGGCTCGGCCTGTTTCTGTTCACCTCGGCGCTGGGGCGGGTGTGGTGCGGCTATGCCTGCCCGCAGACGGTCTGGACCGATCTCTTCATCCTGATGGAACGCTGGATCGAGGGCGACCGCAACGCGCGGCTCAGGCTGCACCGGCAGAAAAGGCTCGACTTCCGGAAGGCACGGCTGCGCGTGGTGAAATGGCTGGCGTGGCTGGCCATCGCACTGGCGACGGGCGGGGCCTGGGTGTTCTACTTCACCGATGCGCCGAACCTGTTGCGCGATCTGTTCACGCTCGAGGCTCACCCGGTGGCCTACACCACCATCGCCGTGCTGACCGCGACCACCTTCGTGTTCGGCGGGTTCATGCGCGAACAGGTCTGCATCTACATGTGTCCCTGGCCACGGATTCAGGGCGCGATGATGGATGAAAGCACGCTCACCATCGGCTATCGCGACTGGCGGGGCGAGCCGCGCGGCAAGGCGCGCGATCCGAAGGCGGGGGACTGCGTGGATTGCATGGCCTGCGTCAACGTCTGCCCTATGGGGATCGATATTCGGGATGGCCAGCAGATGGAGTGCATCACCTGCGGGCTGTGCATCGACGCCTGCGACGAGACGATGGATCGGCTGGGCCGCAGGCGCGGGCTGGTGGGCTATCTCGCGATTTCCGACGAGGCGTGGGAGACGACGGGGCACCAGCCCAAGAGCGTGTGGCGGCATCACATCTTCCGCCCGCGCACCCTGCTTTACACCGTGCTTTGGGCGCTGGTGGGCGTCGGGCTGCTGGTGGCGCTGTTCATCCGCCCCGAGATCAACCTGACCGTCGCGCCGGTGCGCAACCCGGTGAACGTTACGCTCTCGGACGGCACCATCCGCAACACCTACGAGCTGCGCCTGCGCAACAAGCACGCCGAAGCGCGGCGCTTCGAGATCGCGCTGACGGGTGCAGCCGACCTGAGGGTCGATATCGAGGGAACGCCCTATGCCTCGGTCATGGTGCCGGCGGACGAGACGATGCTGCAACGGGTCCACGTGATGGCACCGCCCGGCTCGGCGGCGGCCGTGGGCGACCTGACGGATTTTCGGTTCTGGGTGGAAGACCTGAGCAACGGCGACCGGGTGCACCGGGACAGCACATTCAACGGAAAGGGAGAGTGACCATGAGCGAGATTACCGGCGGCCAGGTCTTTGCGGTGACGGCGGGTGCCTTTGCCGTCATCATCGGGGTCAACCTCACGATGGCGTGGAAGGCGGTGAGCACCTTTCCGGGGCTGGAGGTGAAGAATTCCTACGTTGCCAGCCAGGAGTTCGACCGCAAGCGCGCGGCGCAGGAGGCGCTGGGCTGGGAGGCGGTGCCGCGCTACGAGAACGGCGTGCTGACGATTGCCATGACCGGGGCAGGGGGCGCCCCTGCTGCGGTGGAGGGGTTCTCGGCAATGATCGGGCGCACGACGGAGCGGCAGCACGACGTAGAGCCGGAGTTTGCGGCGGAGGGCTCGCAGTTTGTGGCGCGGGTGGCGCTGGCGAAGGGGCGTTGGGAGATCCGGGTGTCGGCGCGGGCCGCCGATGGCACGCCGTTCGAGCAGCGGCTCATTCTGACGGTGCGTGGCTGACATGGACGGGAGCCTCGAGCGCGGCGGCCTGGCGGCCTGCCCGGCCTGCGTGGCCCTGCCCGCGATGGGCGAGATCACCGGTGCGATGGCCGAGAAGGAGCTGATGCTGTCTCTGCCCGAGATCCACTGTGCCGCCTGCATTTCCGGCGTCGAGCGTGTGCTGGCGGCACAGCCCGGCGTGGCCTCGGCGCGGGTTAACCTGACCCTGAAGCGGGCGCGGGTTGAAGCCGACAGCACGGTGGAGGCGGGTGCGCTGGTGGGGGCGTTGACGGCGGCGGGGTTTGTTGCCCATGAGCTGGACCCGGAGTTGCTCACCACCACCGAAGCCGACCGTGCCGGACGTGATCTGCTGATGCGCCTCGCCGTAGCGGGATTTGCGATGATGAACGTCATGCTGCTGTCCGTCGCGGTCTGGAGCGGGGCAGAGGGCGCGACCCGTGATCTGTTTCACTGGATCAGCGCGGCGATTGCCTTTCCGGCCGTGGGGTTTGCGGCGCGCCCGTTCTTTGCCTCGGCGGCTCAGGCCTTGAGGGCGGGGCGGCTGAACATGGATGTGCCGATCTCGCTTGCGATCCTGCTGGCGCTCGGCACGTCGCTCTACGAGACGATTCACTCCGGCGCGCATGCCTACTTCGATGCGGCGCTGTCGCTGACCTTTTTCCTGCTGGCGGGACGATACCTGGATTTCCGCACCCGTTCGGTGGCCCGTTCGGCGGCGCAGGAGCTTGCGGCGCTGGAAGTGCCTCGGGCGGTTCGGTTGGTGGCGGGCAGGGAGGAGACAGTTGGCGTGGCGGAGCTGGCCGCGGGCGATCTGGTGTTGGTGCGCCCGGGGGGGCGGATGCCGGTGGATGGGGTGATCGTGCGCGGGCGCTCGGAGTTGGACCGCGCCCTGCTCACCGGTGAAACCAATCCGGTGGCGGCGGTGCCGGGGCAGGGGGTGAGTGCCGGTGAGATCAACCTGACGGGCCCATTGACGGTCCGGGTGACGGCGGCGGGGCGCGACACGTCTCTGCACCGGATGGCCGACCTCGTGGCCGTGGCTGAGAGCGCCAAGACCCGATACACCTCGCTGGCCGACCGGGCGGCGGGGCTCTATGCGCCGGGGGTCCATATTCTGGCGCTGCTGGCCGGAGTCGGTTGGTTCGTGGCGACGCTGGATGTGCGGGTTGCGCTCAACATCGCTGCTGCCGTGCTGATCATCACCTGCCCCTGTGCCCTGGGCCTTGCGGTGCCCGCCGTTGTCACCGCGGCCTCGGGGCGGCTGTTCCGCAAGGGGCTGCTGATCAAGGAGGGCACGGCGCTGGAGCGGCTGGCGGAGGTGACGCATGTGGTGTTCGACAAGACCGGCACGCTCACCATGGGCACGCCGGAGCCGATGAACCTTGCCGATGTGCCTGGTGATGCGAAGCGGGCGGCGCTGTCGCTCGCCATGGGGTCGGCCCATCCGCTCGCGGTGGCCCTCACGGCTGCGCTGCGCAACGAGGGCGTGCTGCCCTTGCCGGTCGAGGACGTGAAGGAAATGCCGGGGCTTGGGAGCGAGGCCCGCGCCGGGGGCCGCAGGGTGCGGCTCGGCAGGGCGGAATGGGTCGGCGCGAGGACCGGGGCGGAAACGGCAACTTGGCTTTTGGTTGGGGACGAACCGCCGGTTGCCTTCCTCTTTGCCGATCGGCTGCGCCCGGGCGCCTCGGAGGTTGTGGCCGGGTTGAAAGCGGCGGGCTGCGAGGTGGAGCTGTTGTCGGGTGATACGCCGGGCGCGGTGGCCCGGTTTGCCGAGACCTTGGGGATAGACAGCTATCGCGCCAGCGTGCTCCCGGCGGAAAAGGCCGCGCGGATCGAGGCGCTTCAGGCCGAAGGGGCGAAGGTGCTGATGGTGGGGGATGGGTTGAACGACACGGCTGCGCTGGCGGCCGCCCATGCTTCCATCAGCCCGGCGACGGCACTGGACGCGGCGCGGGTCGCCTCCGACATCGTGCTGCTGGGCGAAAGCGTGATGCCGGTGGCGGATGCGGTGGTGACGGCGCGAAGGGCGGTCCGCCGGATTCGCGAGAACTTTCGGATCGCCAGTGCCTACAACCTGATCGCCGTGCCTCTCGCCGTGGCGGGCCTTGCGACGCCGCTGGTGGCGGCATTGGCGATGTCGGCCAGCTCGATCACGGTGTCGCTGAACGCTTTGAGGCTTCGCTGATGGAAATATTGGTTTACCTGATCCCGATTTCTCTGGCGCTGGGGGCGCTCGGGCTTGGTGCCTTTGGATGGGCCCTGCGGAGCCGACAGTTCGACGACCCGGATGGGGATAGCCAGCGCATCCTGTCGGACGAGTGGGACAACACGCCTCGTCCTTAGAACACCATGTGTTTGCGGATCGTCAAAGATGAAACGCCCGGCGGATTTCTCCCCCGGGCGCGTCCCTCGTTATCTCTGTATCGCTCAGCCCTGGCCGGGCTCAAGCGCGGTGCAGGTGGTGCCGCGGGCTTCGAGCCGGGCGCAGGCCAGCTTGGCCTGATCGGCGGAGAGGCCGACGAAGATCGCCTCGAAGC of Oceanicola sp. 502str15 contains these proteins:
- a CDS encoding LysR family transcriptional regulator, coding for MILRDLPPPAMLRSYAALAEAGSVTAAGEALGVTHAAISQQVRALEAHLGVALVERRGRSVGLTEAGEELAVAVTGGFALISDAVARISGRGEGRPVQVTTTPMFAAYWLMPRLAGFRERFPEVELMLNPSPHRLPLAPGGVDIAIRHGKGDWAGVDSELLVPSEYVIVAAPELVQGRRIAQPQDLLGLPWLQELGTNEVDEWLASQGVTEARTRVQTHLPGNFVLEAARRGEGLAATTRALIEEDLATGALTVLFNRGQVEEGYFIVTRPGPLRASAAKFARWLRAQKPAAD
- the ccoG gene encoding cytochrome c oxidase accessory protein CcoG, producing MSSVEPEEPKSLYAAREPIFPRRVKGNFRNLKWVIMIVTLGIYYVTPWLRWDRGPNLPDQAVLVDLANRRFFFFWIEIWPHEFYFIAGLLIMAGLGLFLFTSALGRVWCGYACPQTVWTDLFILMERWIEGDRNARLRLHRQKRLDFRKARLRVVKWLAWLAIALATGGAWVFYFTDAPNLLRDLFTLEAHPVAYTTIAVLTATTFVFGGFMREQVCIYMCPWPRIQGAMMDESTLTIGYRDWRGEPRGKARDPKAGDCVDCMACVNVCPMGIDIRDGQQMECITCGLCIDACDETMDRLGRRRGLVGYLAISDEAWETTGHQPKSVWRHHIFRPRTLLYTVLWALVGVGLLVALFIRPEINLTVAPVRNPVNVTLSDGTIRNTYELRLRNKHAEARRFEIALTGAADLRVDIEGTPYASVMVPADETMLQRVHVMAPPGSAAAVGDLTDFRFWVEDLSNGDRVHRDSTFNGKGE
- a CDS encoding FixH family protein — translated: MSEITGGQVFAVTAGAFAVIIGVNLTMAWKAVSTFPGLEVKNSYVASQEFDRKRAAQEALGWEAVPRYENGVLTIAMTGAGGAPAAVEGFSAMIGRTTERQHDVEPEFAAEGSQFVARVALAKGRWEIRVSARAADGTPFEQRLILTVRG
- a CDS encoding heavy metal translocating P-type ATPase, with amino-acid sequence MDGSLERGGLAACPACVALPAMGEITGAMAEKELMLSLPEIHCAACISGVERVLAAQPGVASARVNLTLKRARVEADSTVEAGALVGALTAAGFVAHELDPELLTTTEADRAGRDLLMRLAVAGFAMMNVMLLSVAVWSGAEGATRDLFHWISAAIAFPAVGFAARPFFASAAQALRAGRLNMDVPISLAILLALGTSLYETIHSGAHAYFDAALSLTFFLLAGRYLDFRTRSVARSAAQELAALEVPRAVRLVAGREETVGVAELAAGDLVLVRPGGRMPVDGVIVRGRSELDRALLTGETNPVAAVPGQGVSAGEINLTGPLTVRVTAAGRDTSLHRMADLVAVAESAKTRYTSLADRAAGLYAPGVHILALLAGVGWFVATLDVRVALNIAAAVLIITCPCALGLAVPAVVTAASGRLFRKGLLIKEGTALERLAEVTHVVFDKTGTLTMGTPEPMNLADVPGDAKRAALSLAMGSAHPLAVALTAALRNEGVLPLPVEDVKEMPGLGSEARAGGRRVRLGRAEWVGARTGAETATWLLVGDEPPVAFLFADRLRPGASEVVAGLKAAGCEVELLSGDTPGAVARFAETLGIDSYRASVLPAEKAARIEALQAEGAKVLMVGDGLNDTAALAAAHASISPATALDAARVASDIVLLGESVMPVADAVVTARRAVRRIRENFRIASAYNLIAVPLAVAGLATPLVAALAMSASSITVSLNALRLR
- the ccoS gene encoding cbb3-type cytochrome oxidase assembly protein CcoS; the protein is MEILVYLIPISLALGALGLGAFGWALRSRQFDDPDGDSQRILSDEWDNTPRP